In Lolium rigidum isolate FL_2022 chromosome 3, APGP_CSIRO_Lrig_0.1, whole genome shotgun sequence, the genomic window gtgaggcaggcgtacgaggaacgcaagctcgtcgatccctacttcaacaagacgaacatgaacgtgtaccggggagacaaggcaatggccacccattgggggatcatgcggacggcgtgcggcaaatggcacggcgtacgtgaggagatcgacaaacggccgatcggcggccacgacttggagcaaagggtatgctccgccggccctacaccaccgaggtacatcgtcgttagccGACCcggtatcgccgtgctctttttccccGGCCtacgccgagctttggacatgtacacggacgacaccggcctgcagttcaagttcctcaacgtctacgcccgcctcgagaagtgcgagaagtggaaggaagttcgcacgtccctctcgaaaagcaagaccgagcgagtacaaccccgacgctccggcggcttgcgcggcggaagggcgcccgagctcggccggaagaagcggaaagagctcaaacggacggacaatcccgccgacgagatgcgggcgtcgatcgacaagtgctcgggccgacttgagatcgcacgccgacgggaggaacgacaagttcgacggcaggtggcgggagatgctcgccaaccaaggcgcccggatcgcctcgccgaagacgacggtggcggcgaagaagaggaacacggacttggcgttcctcgtgggcggcggcgacatggaaccgatggacgaggagacgaggaattggtaccgagggccaccgcaacgacatcctccgagccactacgtcgtctccgccggctcctaccgcgtctacctcaccatctacctcgtcgaccgcggccgcttcgacgtccaccgccgccgcttcatcgtcgcccgccgcggccgctgccggccacggcgtgtgaggaaccggtccgtcggacaccgccgtgccggccgggactgccgacgagctcgtctccgtgtaatttccctccgatcgccgatccgtggccgatccttttgctcctttgccGATCAAtcggccgtacttgtagcgcgggacggcgatttgtttgaatttaaactctatccgccgaactccgggtggacgactggaaatatggtactccccacgccttaatttcgtccaatccggcggtagtttcgtccggatttaggcgtggggagcgccaacgagtggggatgctcttagtctatgcttttctttcacttttagattatttttgtgtaaatcgtactatgcattgtgactagtcttacccACTTGTATGCACACAGCCGCATGTGCGGCCGGTGGGGTCCTCAGCCACAAAAGTCTTTGTTCCTTCCCGTGACCCGTGTCGCCACTTCCCACGGGCGGGTGCTGGTCCTGAAATCCGTTCAATAAATTGGCATGATGACAACCCATGTGCGCCCGCCCGCAAACCGCCCCTCACGGCACGCAGTCGTTTCGAACAAATCCACCACTCTAAAACACCGTCCGTTCCCATTCGCCATTCCCCAGTCCCACCGACTCGTCTCCAAGTTCCTGATCTCCGCCCATGGCGAAACCCCTCTTCCTAATCGCCCTCTTCgccctcaccgccgccgccctgggcGGCCGCGACCCCGGCCCGATTGTCGGCGGGTGGAGACCCATCGAGGACGTGACGGATCCGCACATCCAGGAGCTCGGCGGGTGGGCGGTCACGCAGCACGCCAAGCTGGCCAGCGACAGGCTGCAGTTCCGCCGGGTCACGCGCGGCGAGGAGCAGGTCGTGTCCGGGATGAACTACCGCCTCTTCGTGGACGCGGTGGACGGCGCCGGGACCAGCGCGCCGTACGTCGCGGTCGTCTACGAGCAGGCCTGGACACGCACCCGCGAGCTCACCTCCTTCAAGCCGGCGGCCAACTACTGATCCGTCCGCCCCCCGTCACCGCCGTCCGCCGCGCATGGATCTCGATCTGCAGCTAGCCAACGCATGAGCTCCGCTGGTTAATCTCATCTGCTTGTGTCCTTAATTTGGTACCGTAGTGCGAGCGGTTTTACTTTCAGTCGTGAGGTTTTGTAGACCGTGTGAGGTGCACTTCATCCTGACTACAGTATTTGCTACTCGTGCTAGAGTAATACTGGTAAATAAATTGCGAGTGATCAACAAATGATGTAGCGGACGGTTCATTTGTGTCTCTCTGCGTCCATTGTCATGCTTGATGCCTTGATC contains:
- the LOC124698679 gene encoding cysteine proteinase inhibitor 8-like produces the protein MAKPLFLIALFALTAAALGGRDPGPIVGGWRPIEDVTDPHIQELGGWAVTQHAKLASDRLQFRRVTRGEEQVVSGMNYRLFVDAVDGAGTSAPYVAVVYEQAWTRTRELTSFKPAANY